Proteins from a genomic interval of Triplophysa dalaica isolate WHDGS20190420 chromosome 21, ASM1584641v1, whole genome shotgun sequence:
- the col6a2 gene encoding collagen alpha-2(VI) chain isoform X2, whose product MRMMGILVLLVVLASVARGQPPVGSGCREKTECPIDLYFVIDTSETIALQENPPGSLVESIKAFTTSFARKLEDVSYKGSVQISWSVGGLHFSQLQKIISPIGGKDEFIREVQGIKYLGKGTHIDCAITNMTQLIRSESKPNAKRFAVVITDGHVTGDPCGGIKGAAERARDELIKIFAVASSRNLDESGLREIANSPAGVYRSDYMAVDLTGVRPLLMTSTIDSIYDTMLHLAYQECYSKCLETKGAQGPAGHRGQKGTKGDNGDPGLRGEKGRAGDPGIEGPIGQPGSKGEHGLNGEKGEIGAPGKKGLAGVSGRNGTDGQKGKIGRIGAPGCKGDPGDKGPDGHPGDVGDTGLPGSVGEKGDPGRPGRSGPPGPDGDAGPKEERGSSGSPGNPGVKGPAGTSGGLGPKGDAGRRGDFGPKGGTGPSGTKGERGEPGPEGPRGLAGEAGNKGAKGDFGLPGPRGPPGSPGEPGRNGSQGDPGDAGPRGDSGPPGPKGDSGRPGFSYPGSMGPTGDRGDKGAPGPRGNRGDCGAKGGQGPNGTPGEPGEPGPSGESGPRGPRGDGGRNGDPGPEGDPGLTECDVMNYVRETCGCCDCEKRCGALDIVFVIDSSESVGLTNFTLEKNFVINTINRLGSIAKDPSSETGTRVGVVQYSHNGTFQAIRLNDSKIDSLSAFKEAVKKLEWIAGGTWTPSALKFAYDNLIRDSRRAKANVTVVVITDGRYDPRDDDTLLKYLCGDDKNIDVNAIGIGDMFEQPEENESLKSITCDKSGRVMGSRRFADLVAEDFIDKLEPVLCPNPVTVCPDLPCKSDVVSTWNGYPIHDALAEEGKDSPIPNTVSSVANLIDNLQEAKHPDTYTKAIATLAYAAQRAKMASGPEKQRWTDLFRDSFKVVYSDIIGDPNKALNLC is encoded by the exons ATGAGGATGATGGGAATATTGGTCCTCCTTGTGGTTCTTGCGAGTGTGGCACGGGGCCAGCCTCCAGTTGGCTCAGGTTGCAGAG AAAAAACGGAATGTCCCATCGACTTGTATTTTGTCATTGATACTTCGGAGACCATAGCTCTGCAAGAGAACCCGCCCGGAAGTCTGGTAGAGAGCATCAAAGCATTCACCACCTCCTTTGCGAGGAAACTAGAGGATGTTAGCTATAAAGGTTCAGTTCAGATCAGCTGGTCTGTAGGAGGTCTTCACTTCTCCCAGCTACAGAAAATCATCAGTCCCATCGGCGggaaggatgaattcatcagaGAAGTGCAAGGTATCAAGTATCTGGGCAAGGGAACGCACATTGACTGTGCCATCACCAACATGACCCAGCTGATCCGCTCAGAATCCAAACCCAATGCAAAACGCTTCGCTGTGGTCATCACTGATGGTCACGTGACAGGAGACCCCTGCGGTGGGATCAAAGGGGCGGCAGAGCGTGCGCGTGATGAGTTAATAAAAATTTTCGCAGTCGCTTCTTCCAGGAATCTAGACGAGTCGGGGCTTAGAGAGATCGCAAATTCACCTGCTGGAGTTTATCGTAGTGATTACATGGCAGTTGATCTCACGGGGGTGCGGCCTCTCTTAATGACATCGACCATTGACAGCATTTATGACACAATG CTCCATCTGGCTTATCAAGAG TGCTACTCGAAATGTCTGGAGACTAAAGGAGCTCAAGGTCCAGCAGGACACAGAGGACAGAAA GGCACCAAAGGTGATAACGGTGACCCTGGCCTAAGAGGTGAAAAAGGTCGTGCT GGAGATCCTGGTATTGAAGGGCCTATTGGACAACCTGGAAGTAAG gGAGAGCACGGTCTCAATGGTGAAAAG GGAGAAATTGGAGCACCAGGGAAAAAG GGTCTTGCAGGAGTATCTGGCCGCAATGGAACAGATGGGCAAAAG GGAAAAATTGGCCGGATCGGCGCCCCTGGCTGCAAAGGTGACCCGGGTGACAAG GGTCCTGATGGTCATCCTGGAGATGTTGGAGATACTGGTCTTCCAGGGTCTGTGGGAGAGAAG GGTGATCCAGGTCGTCCAGGAAGATCAGGTCCACCTGGCCCGGATGGAGACGCTGGACCTAAA GAAGAAAGAGGAAGTTCAGGATCACCTGGAAATCCTGGCGTGAAAGGGCCTGCT ggGACATCTGGGGGACTGGGACCTAAAGGCGATGCT GGAAGACGAGGTGACTTTGGACCCAAAGGTGGCACTGGACCGAGCGGGACGAAAGGAGAGAGG GGTGAGCCGGGTCCTGAAGGTCCCAGGGGTCTTGCGGGAGAAGCTGGAAACAAAGGAGCTAAG GGTGATTTTGGACTGCCAGGACCAAGAGGCCCACCAGGTTCCCCTGGGGAACCAGGAAGAAAT GGTTCACAAGGTGACCCAGGTGATGCTGGACCTAGAGGTGACTCTGGCCCCCCAGGACCAAAG GGTGATTCTGGCAGACCTGGGTTCAGCTATCCTGGATCAATGGGACCTACG GGTGACAGGGGGGATAAAGGTGCACCTGGACCAAGAGGAAACAGAGGAGACTGTGGAGCAAAGGGTGGACAAGGTCCTAACGGAACTCCAGGAGAGCCT GGAGAGCCCGGACCCTCAGGAGAATCTGGACCAAGAGGGCCCAGGGGAGATGGAGGACGTAAT gGAGACCCTGGCCCAGAAGGAGACCCTGGTCTTACT GAATGTGATGTCATGAACTACGTCAGAGAGACATGTGGATGCTGTG actgtgaaaAGAGATGCGGAGCCCTGGATATTGTGTTTGTGATTGACAGCTCAGAGAGTGTGGGCTTGACAAACTTCACCCTTGAGAAGAACTTTGTAATCAACACCATCAACAGACTGGGCTCAATAGCAAAAGATCCCAGTTCTGAGACAG GAACCAGAGTTGGCGTTGTCCAGTACAGTCACAATGGAACTTTTCAGGCCATCCGCCTCAACGACTCCAAGATCGACTCTCTGTCCGCCTTTAAAGAAGCCGTGAAAAAGCTGGAGTGGATCGCCGGTGGAACGTGGACTCCGTCCGCCCTGAAGTTCGCCTATGATAACCTCATTCGTGACAGCCGTCGGGCGAAGGCTAATGTCACTGTGGTGGTGATCACGGACGGACGGTACGACCCCCGTGATGACGACACACTGCTTAAGTACCTCTGCGGCGATGATAAAAACATTGATGTCAATGCTATTGGAATCGGGGACATGTTTGAACAGCCGGAAGAGAATGAAAGCCTGAAATCCATCACCTGCGACAAATCTGGAAGAGTGATGGGCTCGAGGCGTTTTGCGGATCTGGTGGCAGAGGATTTCATCGATAAGCTTGAGCCTGTGCTCTGCCCAA ATCCAGTGACTGTTTGCCCTGATCTTCCATGTAAAAGCG ATGTGGTGTCTACTTGGAATGGGTATCCCATACATGATGCACTTGCAGAGGAGGGAAAGGACAGTCCCATCCCGAACACTGTATCGAGCGTCGCAAACTTAATCGACAATCTACAAGAGGCCAAGCACCCAGATACCTACACCAAGGCTATAGCTACATTGGCATACGCAGCCCAGAGAGCCAAGATGGCCTCTGGTCCTGAAAAACAGAGATGGACCGATCTGTTCAGAGACTCGTTTAAAGTTGTCTATTCCGACATCATTGGAGACCCAAACAAAGCTCTCAATTTGTGTTAG
- the col6a2 gene encoding collagen alpha-2(VI) chain isoform X1 has protein sequence MRMMGILVLLVVLASVARGQPPVGSGCREKTECPIDLYFVIDTSETIALQENPPGSLVESIKAFTTSFARKLEDVSYKGSVQISWSVGGLHFSQLQKIISPIGGKDEFIREVQGIKYLGKGTHIDCAITNMTQLIRSESKPNAKRFAVVITDGHVTGDPCGGIKGAAERARDELIKIFAVASSRNLDESGLREIANSPAGVYRSDYMAVDLTGVRPLLMTSTIDSIYDTMLHLAYQECYSKCLETKGAQGPAGHRGQKGTKGDNGDPGLRGEKGRAGDPGIEGPIGQPGSKGEHGLNGEKGEIGAPGKKGLAGVSGRNGTDGQKGKIGRIGAPGCKGDPGDKGPDGHPGDVGDTGLPGSVGEKGDPGRPGRSGPPGPDGDAGPKEERGSSGSPGNPGVKGPAGTSGGLGPKGDAGRRGDFGPKGGTGPSGTKGERGEPGPEGPRGLAGEAGNKGAKGDFGLPGPRGPPGSPGEPGRNGSQGDPGDAGPRGDSGPPGPKGDSGRPGFSYPGSMGPTGDRGDKGAPGPRGNRGDCGAKGGQGPNGTPGEPGEPGPSGESGPRGPRGDGGRNGDPGPEGDPGLTECDVMNYVRETCGCCDCEKRCGALDIVFVIDSSESVGLTNFTLEKNFVINTINRLGSIAKDPSSETGTRVGVVQYSHNGTFQAIRLNDSKIDSLSAFKEAVKKLEWIAGGTWTPSALKFAYDNLIRDSRRAKANVTVVVITDGRYDPRDDDTLLKYLCGDDKNIDVNAIGIGDMFEQPEENESLKSITCDKSGRVMGSRRFADLVAEDFIDKLEPVLCPNPVTVCPDLPCKSEPAVANCIQRPVDVIFMLDGSERMGEENFRYAREFVENVASRLTLARGDNDERNTRVAFLQYGDDKNHELAFQLTNNITVISDGLANLNYLDSTSNVGSGINYAVNNIIRSGGARLARRNAELSIVFITDGVTSTKNLTENINLMRNEGGVSTVIAMGSDVDKEILTKLALGDQTAIFRGEDFSQLNKASFFDRFVRWIC, from the exons ATGAGGATGATGGGAATATTGGTCCTCCTTGTGGTTCTTGCGAGTGTGGCACGGGGCCAGCCTCCAGTTGGCTCAGGTTGCAGAG AAAAAACGGAATGTCCCATCGACTTGTATTTTGTCATTGATACTTCGGAGACCATAGCTCTGCAAGAGAACCCGCCCGGAAGTCTGGTAGAGAGCATCAAAGCATTCACCACCTCCTTTGCGAGGAAACTAGAGGATGTTAGCTATAAAGGTTCAGTTCAGATCAGCTGGTCTGTAGGAGGTCTTCACTTCTCCCAGCTACAGAAAATCATCAGTCCCATCGGCGggaaggatgaattcatcagaGAAGTGCAAGGTATCAAGTATCTGGGCAAGGGAACGCACATTGACTGTGCCATCACCAACATGACCCAGCTGATCCGCTCAGAATCCAAACCCAATGCAAAACGCTTCGCTGTGGTCATCACTGATGGTCACGTGACAGGAGACCCCTGCGGTGGGATCAAAGGGGCGGCAGAGCGTGCGCGTGATGAGTTAATAAAAATTTTCGCAGTCGCTTCTTCCAGGAATCTAGACGAGTCGGGGCTTAGAGAGATCGCAAATTCACCTGCTGGAGTTTATCGTAGTGATTACATGGCAGTTGATCTCACGGGGGTGCGGCCTCTCTTAATGACATCGACCATTGACAGCATTTATGACACAATG CTCCATCTGGCTTATCAAGAG TGCTACTCGAAATGTCTGGAGACTAAAGGAGCTCAAGGTCCAGCAGGACACAGAGGACAGAAA GGCACCAAAGGTGATAACGGTGACCCTGGCCTAAGAGGTGAAAAAGGTCGTGCT GGAGATCCTGGTATTGAAGGGCCTATTGGACAACCTGGAAGTAAG gGAGAGCACGGTCTCAATGGTGAAAAG GGAGAAATTGGAGCACCAGGGAAAAAG GGTCTTGCAGGAGTATCTGGCCGCAATGGAACAGATGGGCAAAAG GGAAAAATTGGCCGGATCGGCGCCCCTGGCTGCAAAGGTGACCCGGGTGACAAG GGTCCTGATGGTCATCCTGGAGATGTTGGAGATACTGGTCTTCCAGGGTCTGTGGGAGAGAAG GGTGATCCAGGTCGTCCAGGAAGATCAGGTCCACCTGGCCCGGATGGAGACGCTGGACCTAAA GAAGAAAGAGGAAGTTCAGGATCACCTGGAAATCCTGGCGTGAAAGGGCCTGCT ggGACATCTGGGGGACTGGGACCTAAAGGCGATGCT GGAAGACGAGGTGACTTTGGACCCAAAGGTGGCACTGGACCGAGCGGGACGAAAGGAGAGAGG GGTGAGCCGGGTCCTGAAGGTCCCAGGGGTCTTGCGGGAGAAGCTGGAAACAAAGGAGCTAAG GGTGATTTTGGACTGCCAGGACCAAGAGGCCCACCAGGTTCCCCTGGGGAACCAGGAAGAAAT GGTTCACAAGGTGACCCAGGTGATGCTGGACCTAGAGGTGACTCTGGCCCCCCAGGACCAAAG GGTGATTCTGGCAGACCTGGGTTCAGCTATCCTGGATCAATGGGACCTACG GGTGACAGGGGGGATAAAGGTGCACCTGGACCAAGAGGAAACAGAGGAGACTGTGGAGCAAAGGGTGGACAAGGTCCTAACGGAACTCCAGGAGAGCCT GGAGAGCCCGGACCCTCAGGAGAATCTGGACCAAGAGGGCCCAGGGGAGATGGAGGACGTAAT gGAGACCCTGGCCCAGAAGGAGACCCTGGTCTTACT GAATGTGATGTCATGAACTACGTCAGAGAGACATGTGGATGCTGTG actgtgaaaAGAGATGCGGAGCCCTGGATATTGTGTTTGTGATTGACAGCTCAGAGAGTGTGGGCTTGACAAACTTCACCCTTGAGAAGAACTTTGTAATCAACACCATCAACAGACTGGGCTCAATAGCAAAAGATCCCAGTTCTGAGACAG GAACCAGAGTTGGCGTTGTCCAGTACAGTCACAATGGAACTTTTCAGGCCATCCGCCTCAACGACTCCAAGATCGACTCTCTGTCCGCCTTTAAAGAAGCCGTGAAAAAGCTGGAGTGGATCGCCGGTGGAACGTGGACTCCGTCCGCCCTGAAGTTCGCCTATGATAACCTCATTCGTGACAGCCGTCGGGCGAAGGCTAATGTCACTGTGGTGGTGATCACGGACGGACGGTACGACCCCCGTGATGACGACACACTGCTTAAGTACCTCTGCGGCGATGATAAAAACATTGATGTCAATGCTATTGGAATCGGGGACATGTTTGAACAGCCGGAAGAGAATGAAAGCCTGAAATCCATCACCTGCGACAAATCTGGAAGAGTGATGGGCTCGAGGCGTTTTGCGGATCTGGTGGCAGAGGATTTCATCGATAAGCTTGAGCCTGTGCTCTGCCCAA ATCCAGTGACTGTTTGCCCTGATCTTCCATGTAAAAGCG aACCAGCGGTAGCCAACTGCATCCAGCGCCCTGTTGATGTCATCTTCATGTTGGATGGCTCCGAGCGCATGGGTGAGGAGAATTTCCGCTATGCCCGCGAGTTCGTAGAGAACGTTGCCAGCCGTCTGACCCTGGCCCGTGGAGACAACGATGAACGCAACACCAGGGTGGCTTTTCTGCAGTACGGTGACGACAAAAATCATGAGCTCGCCTTCCAGCTAACCAACAACATTACTGTCATCTCTGATGGCCTTGCCAATCTGAACTATCTAGATTCTACTTCCAACGTAGGGAGTGGTATTAACTACGCTGTCAATAATATCATCAGGAGCGGTGGCGCTCGATTGGCCAGACGAAATGCTGAGCTGTCGATCGTCTTCATCACTGATGGGGTCACCAGCACCAAGAACCTGACTGAGAACATCAACTTAATGCGAAATGAAGGGGGGGTTTCCACGGTGATCGCTATGGGCAGCGACGTCGACAAGGAGATTCTGACGAAGCTTGCGCTGGGAGACCAGACGGCTATTTTCAGAGGCGAAGATTTTAGCCAGCTGAACAAAGCCAGCTTTTTTGACCGCTTCGTTCGATGGATCTGCTGA